A single window of Polyangia bacterium DNA harbors:
- a CDS encoding HAD family phosphatase, with protein MKLGGAPEAILFDLDGTLVDSERENVESVVLAVRRLGGEMTAAERAFVIGHSWNEIHAMVAGNHRLTISMPDLIASAVDEKRGLLAATGYRALPGAVATVRRLAARSRMAVVSGASRVEVQDALTSLGVSALFQIILGAEDYARGKPEPDSYALAMRHLQVMPVRCIAIEDATPGILSARAAGARVIAVRAGNFAGYDLSPADVVVDTLDDVTDALCDQLIG; from the coding sequence GTGAAACTTGGGGGCGCACCGGAGGCGATCTTGTTCGATCTGGACGGCACCCTGGTCGATTCAGAACGCGAGAACGTCGAATCGGTGGTGCTGGCGGTGCGGCGCCTGGGCGGCGAGATGACCGCCGCCGAGCGCGCCTTCGTCATCGGCCATTCGTGGAACGAGATTCACGCCATGGTGGCGGGCAACCACCGCCTGACCATCTCGATGCCCGATCTGATCGCTTCAGCCGTCGACGAGAAACGCGGTTTGCTGGCGGCCACCGGTTACCGTGCGTTACCGGGAGCGGTGGCCACGGTGCGCCGCCTGGCCGCGCGCTCGCGGATGGCGGTGGTGTCGGGGGCCAGCCGCGTCGAGGTGCAAGACGCGCTGACCAGCCTGGGCGTCAGCGCGCTTTTTCAGATCATCCTGGGCGCCGAGGACTACGCCCGTGGCAAGCCGGAGCCTGATTCATACGCGCTGGCCATGCGTCACCTGCAGGTAATGCCCGTCCGCTGCATCGCTATCGAAGATGCCACCCCTGGCATCCTGTCGGCGCGCGCCGCCGGCGCCCGGGTGATCGCTGTGCGCGCCGGCAACTTCGCCGGCTATGATCTGTCGCCCGCCGACGTCGTGGTCGACACGCTGGACGATGTCACCGACGCGCTTTGCGATCAGTTGATCGGCTGA
- a CDS encoding hydroxymethylglutaryl-CoA lyase gives MFDHLPPDVVIYEVGPRDGLQNESRLIPTDDKVRFIDALSDTGLRAIEITSFVNPKWIPQLADAAEVARRIARRPAIVYSALVPNRQGLDAAIAAGMKEVAVFMSASETHNKKNVNKTIAATLAAFRDTVPPALAAGLRVRAYVSTVYGCPYEGAVDPGKAVELCRALKELGCYQVSLGDTIGVGTPRQVRDVLSRVLAEIPAAEVAVHFHDTRGTALANILVAVEMGITTVDSALGGLGGCPYAPGASGNVATEDVVYMLEGMGVHTGVSLDKLVDCSRLASTLVGHEMPSKFYRAAVGARARSSGGATG, from the coding sequence TTGTTCGACCATCTTCCACCTGACGTCGTCATCTACGAGGTCGGTCCTCGCGACGGGCTGCAGAATGAATCGCGGCTGATCCCCACCGACGACAAGGTGCGGTTCATCGACGCGCTGTCGGACACCGGCCTTCGCGCCATCGAGATCACCAGCTTCGTCAATCCGAAGTGGATCCCGCAGCTGGCGGACGCCGCCGAGGTGGCGCGGCGAATCGCCCGCCGCCCGGCGATCGTTTATTCGGCCCTGGTCCCCAATCGCCAGGGCCTGGACGCCGCCATCGCCGCCGGCATGAAAGAGGTCGCGGTCTTCATGTCGGCGTCCGAAACGCACAACAAGAAGAACGTCAACAAGACCATCGCCGCCACCCTGGCCGCTTTTCGCGACACCGTGCCGCCGGCCCTGGCCGCCGGCCTGCGCGTGCGGGCGTACGTCTCGACGGTGTACGGCTGCCCGTACGAAGGCGCGGTCGATCCCGGCAAGGCGGTCGAGCTCTGCCGCGCGCTGAAGGAGCTGGGCTGCTATCAAGTGTCGCTGGGCGACACCATCGGCGTGGGCACGCCGCGCCAGGTGCGCGATGTGCTGTCGCGCGTGCTGGCGGAGATCCCGGCCGCCGAGGTGGCGGTGCACTTTCACGACACGCGCGGCACGGCGCTGGCGAACATTCTGGTCGCCGTCGAGATGGGCATCACCACCGTCGATTCGGCGCTGGGGGGCCTGGGCGGCTGTCCGTACGCGCCGGGCGCGTCGGGGAACGTCGCGACGGAAGACGTCGTCTACATGCTGGAAGGAATGGGCGTGCACACCGGCGTCAGCCTGGACAAGCTGGTGGATTGCTCGCGGCTGGCGTCGACGCTGGTCGGGCACGAGATGCCGTCGAAGTTTTATCGCGCCGCCGTCGGCGCCCGCGCCCGGTCCAGCGGCGGCGCCACCGGCTAG
- a CDS encoding enoyl-CoA hydratase-related protein has protein sequence MTTSDATAAGSLILVERKGTTAIITLNRPAAMNALSVELVAALEQTVRDLRGAGAGSGVIRALIITGAGGKAFCAGADLKERRAMSLADTRRFLNILGAAVDAVAAFPVPVIAAVNGAAFGGGFELALACDIRLGADNAELGLPEVRLGIIPGAGGTQRLARVAGVAVAKELIFTGRRIDAATARGLGIVSSVHPAADLLSAAEAVAAEVAAGGPLAVAQAKRAIDDGLSLSLGNALAVERACYEAVLTSEDREEGLRAFVEKRRPVFQGK, from the coding sequence ATGACCACCAGCGATGCCACCGCGGCGGGCAGCCTGATTCTGGTCGAACGCAAGGGAACCACCGCCATCATCACCTTGAACCGCCCAGCGGCGATGAACGCGCTGTCGGTCGAGCTGGTGGCGGCGCTGGAGCAGACGGTGCGCGATCTGCGCGGGGCGGGCGCCGGCAGCGGCGTCATTCGCGCGCTGATCATCACGGGCGCCGGCGGCAAGGCGTTCTGCGCCGGCGCCGATTTGAAGGAACGGCGGGCCATGAGCCTGGCCGACACGCGCCGGTTCCTGAACATATTGGGCGCCGCCGTCGACGCGGTGGCGGCGTTTCCGGTGCCGGTGATCGCGGCGGTGAACGGCGCGGCCTTCGGCGGCGGCTTCGAGCTGGCGCTGGCTTGCGACATCCGCCTCGGCGCTGACAACGCCGAGCTGGGCCTTCCCGAGGTGCGCCTCGGCATCATCCCCGGCGCCGGCGGGACGCAGCGTCTGGCGCGGGTGGCGGGCGTCGCCGTGGCGAAAGAATTGATCTTCACCGGGCGGCGCATCGACGCGGCGACGGCGCGCGGGTTGGGGATCGTCTCGTCGGTGCACCCGGCGGCGGATCTCTTGAGCGCGGCCGAAGCGGTGGCGGCCGAGGTGGCGGCGGGCGGTCCGCTGGCGGTGGCCCAGGCCAAACGCGCCATCGACGACGGGCTGTCGCTGTCGCTGGGCAACGCCCTGGCGGTCGAGCGGGCGTGTTACGAGGCGGTGTTGACCAGCGAGGATCGCGAGGAGGGCCTGCGCGCCTTCGTCGAGAAACGCCGCCCGGTCTTTCAGGGCAAGTAG